From Herbaspirillum sp. WKF16:
GGATCGCGGTGGCTTGACGGCATCGGGTGCCAGTTGAGATTACTGGCTTTTGCGGATGGCGGGAATAGGTGCTTGCCGCAAGCGGCATGAATGGCGCGCTTGCCTGCCGGCATGTGGCGGGGTCGCCACGCATGGCGCGCCTGCCGGGGCCGGCAGGCGTTCAAGTCTCATCAAACCTCTCATCGAAGATCCCGGCGGATGAGAGGCGGCGCTGTCTTCAGTGCCGCGGCGCAAGTCGGGCGCGGCCGGCCATGACCTGCGCCAGCGCGCGCACGCCGGCGGCGAAGTCGTCCAGCTCCATCGCCTCGTCGGGATTGTGGCTGCCGTTGCCGTTGCGCACGAACAGCATCGCCGTCGGGATGCCCTGGTTGGCAAACAGCGCGGCATCGTGACCGGCGCCGCTGGGCAGGCGGCGGTGCGTGAGCCGCATGTCCTGCGCCGCGGCTTGCAGTTCATCCTGCAGGACGGCATCCATCTGCGCCGGCTGGCTGCCGGTGCGCTCGCCCAGTTCGAAGCGCACGCCGTGCTTCTCCTCGGCTGCCGCCACCGCGGCCAGCAAATGGCGCTCCATCTCCTGCAGGCTGGCGGTGCTGCGCGACCGGATATCGACGCCGAAGCTGGCCAGGCCGGCGACCTTGCTGATGTCGGCCTGCTGCGCATCGGTATAGACCTGGCCGAAGGTCAGCGTCAGCTCCTGGCCCGCGCGCTCCATCGCGGCCCAATCCTGCTGCAGCCGCGCGATCACTTCGGCCAGCGCCGCCACCGCGTCGCGCCGATGGCTGCGCGGCGTCGCGCCCGAATGCGCGTAGTCGCCCAGCACGCGCGCGTGGCGGTAGCGCAGGCTGCCGCAGATGCCGGTGACCACGCCCACCTGCTCGCCGGCCTCCACCAGCACCGGTCCCTGCTCGATGTGCAGCTCCAGGAAGCAGGCGATGCGCGCCGGCGCGAGGTGCGCCTCGCCGGCGGCGATGCCGGCCGGGCGGCCGCCGCATTCGGCGAGGTGCTCGCGCAGGCTGCGCCGCGTGTCCAGGCGCAGGATCTCCAGCGCCTCGGCCGGCAGCA
This genomic window contains:
- a CDS encoding Zn-dependent hydrolase, yielding MRTNTPAAAIEPDLQLARALFEQLRRDSDELHGVAHGITRDTYGAGEQRAHQLMAQTAHRLGLEVTTDAALNLYLTLPGRKREAPAVMTGSHLDSVPRGGNYDGAAGVVAGLAVLAGWIAAGAQPQCDVTVMGVRAEESAWFPVSYIGSKSAFGLLPAEALEILRLDTRRSLREHLAECGGRPAGIAAGEAHLAPARIACFLELHIEQGPVLVEAGEQVGVVTGICGSLRYRHARVLGDYAHSGATPRSHRRDAVAALAEVIARLQQDWAAMERAGQELTLTFGQVYTDAQQADISKVAGLASFGVDIRSRSTASLQEMERHLLAAVAAAEEKHGVRFELGERTGSQPAQMDAVLQDELQAAAQDMRLTHRRLPSGAGHDAALFANQGIPTAMLFVRNGNGSHNPDEAMELDDFAAGVRALAQVMAGRARLAPRH